The sequence below is a genomic window from Longimicrobium sp..
CCTCCGGGCCCAGCATCCAGCGCGTCAGGTGCTCCGCGCGCGTCCACGCCTCCCAGACCAGGGCGCGCGGCGCGTCGAAGGTGCGCGTCATCACGATCTCGTCGTCCGCCGGCGTGGCGATCTCGAGCGCCGGTGCGAGCGTCGTCATCTCAAACCTCCTGCTCGCAGTTCACCATCCACGGCGTGCCGAAGCGGTCGGTGAACATCGCGAACCGCTCGGCCCAGAAGGTCTTCTGCAGCGGCATCGACACCGCGCCGCCCTCGGAGAGCGCGTTGAACAGGCGCTCGGCATCGGCGATCCGGTCCACCCGCAGGTTGAGGGTGGTTCCGCGCGGCTTCTCGTACTGCCCCGGAGGCGCGTCGCCGCCCATCAGCACCGTGCCGTCCACCGTCATGCGCACGTGCACCACGCGGCCGTGCGTCTCCGGCGGCATCTGGTCGCGCATCGGCGTTTCGCCGTAGGTCATGATGAAGTCGATCTTTCCGCCCAGCACCTGCTCGTAGAAGCGGAACGCCTCGGCGCAGTCGCCGTCGAAGCCCAGGTACGCGTTGATCAGCATCGGTGCACTCCTCGGTGGTCTGAAAAGTTGGGGATGATGCGGCGCTCAGCGGGCCGCGACCGCGGTGCTCGCCTGCGCCTCGGAGACGCGCTTCAGGTCGGCCAGCCCCTTCTCGAACTCGCCGCCCACCATGCGGTCCATGTTCATCACCAGCGAGACGGCCTTCCCCAGGAAGCCGTTGCGCCCGCTCATGGCCCAGGTGACGGCCACGCCGCCCGGCGCGGGCTTCAGCGTGAACTCGATCTGGTGCGTGGCGGCCATGGGCTTGATGAAGTCCGCCCGCACCGTCACGCGCTCGTTCGGCCGCACCCCGGAGATGGTCATCCGCCCCTCGCCGGCGCGCTTGCCCACGAAGTGGTAGCTGCTGCCGACGCCGGATGCGGGGCCGGCGAAGGCCAGGCGGATACCGGGATCGGACTTCTCGAACGGGTTCCACTGCCCCCAGCGGTGCAGGTCGTCGAGCTGCGCGTACACCACCTCCGCCGGGGCGGCGATGGTGGCGGTGCGCTGGATGAGGAACGCGTCCGGCCGCGTGGCGACGACGATGGCGAGCACGGCCAGCACGGCGGCCAGGCCGATGGCGATCTTCGCGAGCATGGGTTCACCTCCTCGGTGGGTTCGGGTGATGGGGGGAGGGTCAGGCCCGCGCGGCCAGCTCGCCGGCCGCGGCGAGCTCGGGCTGCGAGGTGAAGTCGCAGATCTGCCGCAGCTCCGTCTCGCCGTCGCCGGCCACGGCCAGGAAGCGGCGCGTCCACTCCACCGCCTCCTCCTTCGACCGCGCCTGCAGCAGCGCGAAGCCGGCGATCAGCTCCTTGCTCTCGGTGAACGGCCCGTCCGTCACCGTCACCTTCCCGCTGTCCAGGCGGATGCGGGCGCCGGCCGCGCTGGGCATGCACCCCTCGGTGGCCAGCAGCACGCCGGCGTTCGTCATCTCCTCGATCAGCTTTCCCATCTCCGCCATGTGCCCGGGGGTGGGCGGCTCGCACGTCTCGGGGGCCCGGTAGATGGCCAGGAATCGCATCGTCTTCTCCTCGTGTCGGGTCGAACCGGCTGCCGGGCGGAACCGTTCCCGCCCGGCGTTCTGGGGATGGAGATGGAGATCAGCTCGCCGGCTGCAGCACCGCGCGGCGGCGGGCGGACGGCTGGATGGGGGCGATGCGCGTGCGGCCCCAGGCGACGTACGCGGCGAGGAGGCCGACCACGAACGGCACCAGCGCGGGGGCGATGGCGCCGCCCTGCAGCGTGACCACCACGGCGCCGCACATGATGACGACCAGCCCGGCGGCCGCGAGCGGCGTGAGCGAGGGGCGGATGCGCAGCAGGGCGGGGAGGACCAGGCCGATGGCGCCCAGCGTCTCGCACACGCCGATGAAGCGCAGGAACCAGCCGGGGAACGCCACCGGCCTCGCCATCGCCTCGATCGGCATCACCAGCTTCATCACGCCGGCGAAGAGGAAGAGCGCGGCCAGCAGCGCCTGCACGGTCCACAGCAGCACGGAGGCCTTCTTCGAGGTCTGGGTGAGCGTCGGCATCGTCGTGTCTCCTGGTTTTGAGGTTCGCCGGTTCGGGCTTCGCTTCGGGGCTTCATCCCCGGCTCTACTCATCCGACGAACGACTCGCCGCCCGTTCGACACGACCTTTCGCACCGCTCCAAAGATTCCACAAAATGGTTGGTGAAGCGTCCTTCAACCAAACCCAGTCATCCCCACGATCGACGTCATCCTGAGGCCGGCCACGCCGTCCCCCATTCTCTCACGAATGGCTGCAGGCCGAAGGATCTATCGGATGACAGCACGTCAGCCGGAGGATTCGCACCATCCGCCGGACCGGGTCGGTGCGCGACGGCCGGGGCAGTAGCGGGAGCCGGCTATGGATCCTTCGGCCTGCATACGCTTGTGCAGGGAAAAGGCAGGATTGGCCGGCCTCAGGATGACGTCTCTTCTTTGCCTGATCCAGTCCGGTTGAATCCCCCCAAAGCAGCAGAGCCGGCGGAGGAAAACCCTCTGCCGGCTCTGCTGCTCTACCGTGAGACCTGCGACCGGCGACTACTGCCGGGCGGCGACCTCGGCGCGGAGGCGGTCCTCCTGCTCGCGCAGCTCGGGGGTGAACTCCTCGCCGAAATCCTCGTTCTCGAAGATCTGGCGGATCTCGATCTCCGACTCGCCCGGCATGGGGTTGGGGCAGCGCTTCACCCACTCCACCGCCTCGTCCATCGACTTCACCTGCCAGATCCAGAAGCCGGCGATCAGCTCCTTGGTCTCCGCGAACGGCCCGTCGATCACCGTGCGGCTGCTGCCGGAGAAGCGGACGCGCTTGCCCCTGGCGCTGGAGTGCAGACCCTCGCCGGCCAGCATGATCCCCGCCTTCACCAGCTCCTCGTTGAAGTTGCCCATCGCGGTGAGCAGCTCCTGGCTGGGCATCACGCCCGCCTCGCTGTCCTGCGTCGCCTTCACGATCACCATGACTCGCATCGTCGTATCCCCGTTCCGTGGGTTCTCGGTCGTGCGGCGGGCCCCGGCAGGCCGGGCGTTGAACCGTCGCCTCAACATGGCGACGAACCAGTCTCGCGGAAATCGACAGCGGGGCGCGCGCGAGACATTCTGGTACCCGCGGCGGATGCGCCGTCAGCCCGGCGACGCCGCCAGATCGCAGAGCGGGAGCCAGGTTTCCCCATCCTCCGTCCGCTCCCAGTGGATCTCGAGCCCGCCGCCGCGCGCCGTGACGGTGCCGCGCTCGCGCTCGCCCGTGAGCGTCATCACCCCGCCGCGCACCTGCGTCGCGTAGACGCGCGCGAAGCCCAGGTTGTCGAACGCGCGGGTGACGAGCGCGCCGGCGTCCGGATCGATCCCGACTACGCCGATGCCGGTGTGGCGCGAGCCGCCCATCTCCCGGTCCCAGCGGTTCACCATGAACCAGCCGCCGGGAAGCCATTCGTACGATTCCGTGCCCGTCACC
It includes:
- a CDS encoding VOC family protein, with the protein product MLINAYLGFDGDCAEAFRFYEQVLGGKIDFIMTYGETPMRDQMPPETHGRVVHVRMTVDGTVLMGGDAPPGQYEKPRGTTLNLRVDRIADAERLFNALSEGGAVSMPLQKTFWAERFAMFTDRFGTPWMVNCEQEV
- a CDS encoding SRPBCC family protein yields the protein MLAKIAIGLAAVLAVLAIVVATRPDAFLIQRTATIAAPAEVVYAQLDDLHRWGQWNPFEKSDPGIRLAFAGPASGVGSSYHFVGKRAGEGRMTISGVRPNERVTVRADFIKPMAATHQIEFTLKPAPGGVAVTWAMSGRNGFLGKAVSLVMNMDRMVGGEFEKGLADLKRVSEAQASTAVAAR
- a CDS encoding YciI family protein, which encodes MRFLAIYRAPETCEPPTPGHMAEMGKLIEEMTNAGVLLATEGCMPSAAGARIRLDSGKVTVTDGPFTESKELIAGFALLQARSKEEAVEWTRRFLAVAGDGETELRQICDFTSQPELAAAGELAARA
- a CDS encoding DoxX family protein, whose translation is MPTLTQTSKKASVLLWTVQALLAALFLFAGVMKLVMPIEAMARPVAFPGWFLRFIGVCETLGAIGLVLPALLRIRPSLTPLAAAGLVVIMCGAVVVTLQGGAIAPALVPFVVGLLAAYVAWGRTRIAPIQPSARRRAVLQPAS
- a CDS encoding YciI family protein — its product is MRVMVIVKATQDSEAGVMPSQELLTAMGNFNEELVKAGIMLAGEGLHSSARGKRVRFSGSSRTVIDGPFAETKELIAGFWIWQVKSMDEAVEWVKRCPNPMPGESEIEIRQIFENEDFGEEFTPELREQEDRLRAEVAARQ
- a CDS encoding DUF1579 family protein, with product MTERATGQPPARGPEHDALDAFAGSWRTEGALGEGASGAAGTRVTGTESYEWLPGGWFMVNRWDREMGGSRHTGIGVVGIDPDAGALVTRAFDNLGFARVYATQVRGGVMTLTGERERGTVTARGGGLEIHWERTEDGETWLPLCDLAASPG